The Anguilla anguilla isolate fAngAng1 chromosome 4, fAngAng1.pri, whole genome shotgun sequence genome has a window encoding:
- the rnpc3 gene encoding RNA-binding region-containing protein 3 isoform X1 — MKVVRLRQCTHNNLIMMAHSMNQDEELVQTKRSKTLIIRHLPAELTRDEKEDLLKYFGAVSVRVFSDKGLLRHTAFASFSNERAAAKALTRLHQLKILNHTLVVEFAKDQESVTVLKDPPVSDSVTENKDVRVKKEQQQLNIPLIEIGAAPSLGLKFQTNPSLKYLYPPLSSGILTNITHALVSVPKFYVQVLHLMNKMNLPAPFGPITARPPMYEPIPAPPPPMPPLPPEYPPLPEEEMEFSSEEESEYESDDNEEKERMVRLMGLVNQPIKRSLGKKRSSTRKKPKLKDLLFVPKTDSQSGAIAALQPSDVFEQPQPCGQKKIEFHISADVSGILEGAPDTEVEKSEETEDNAEKDSTDEPGDGFGKIYPTPQMAQQEEVSDEDDDIPSEFISRRELEKGRLSRDEIKRMSVFKNYEPGEPTCRLYVKNIAKQVEEKDLKNIYGRYIDITSEAERNMFDVILMKEGRMKGQAFVGLPNEKSAEKALRDTNGYVLHDKPLVVQFARSAKPKQDTNDPKKGQKKR, encoded by the exons ATGAAGGTAGTGCGACTGCGTCAATGCACCCACAACAATCT CATCATGATGGCTCACTCAATGAATCAGGACGAGGAGCTGGTGCAGACGAAAAGAAGCAAGACCCTGATAATACGGCACCTACCTGCAGAACTGACCCGGGATGAAAAAGAAGATctattgaaatattttggtgCAGTTTCAGTGAGGGTATTCTCAGACAAAGGGTTGCTG agacacacagctttTGCAAGTTTTTCAAATGAACGAGCAGCAGCGAAG gCCTTGACTAGACTTCACCAGCTGAAGATCCTGAATCACACACTAGTTGTTGAGTTCGCAAAGGACCAAGAAAGTGTCACCGTTTTGAAGGATCCTCCAGTTTCAGACAG tGTAACTGAAAATAAGGACGTACGGGTAAAGAAAGAGCAACAACAACTGAATATTCCCTTAATAGAGATTGGAGCTGCACCAAGCCTTGG GTTAAAATTTCAGACGAATCCAAGTCTGAAATATTTATACCCACCCCTTTCAAGTGGAATTCTGACAAACATTACGCATGCCCTTGTGAGTGTACCAAAGTTCTATGTTCAA GTTCTTCACCTGATGAACAAGATGAACCTCCCCGCTCCATTCGGTCCTATCACAGCCAGACCCCCCATG TACGAGCCGATTccagctccacctccccctATGCCACCCTTGCCCCCAGAGTACCCCCCACTGCCTGAGGAGGAGATGGAGTTTTCCAGCGAAGAAGAGTCTGAGTATGAAAGTGATGACaatgaggagaaagagag GATGGTTAGATTAATGGGGCTGGtgaaccagccaatcaaaagatctctggggaaaaaaaggtccTCCACGAGGAAGAAGCCCAAGTTAAAAGACCTCCTTTTTGTTCCAAAAACAGATTCACAAAG tGGAGCCATCGCTGCCCTGCAGCCCTCTGATGTTTTTGAGCAGCCACAGCCTTGCGGGCAGAAAAAAATTGAGTTCCACATCTCCGCTGATGTTTCGGGAATCCTGGAAGGCGCCCCTGATACAGAAGTGGAAAAGTCAGAGGAGACCGAGG ATAATGCTGAGAAGGACAGCACAGATGAACCAGGAGATGGCTTCGGGAAGATATATCCCACACCGCAAATGGCACAGCAGGAAGAAGTcagtgatgaagatgatgatatCCCTTCAGAATTCATCTCCAGGAGAGAGCTAGAGAAAGGACGACTCTCACGAGATG AGATTAAAAGGATGTCCGTGTTTAAAAATTATGAGCCTGGAGAACCCACATGCAGATTGTACGTAAAGAACATTGCAAAGCAAGTTGAAGAAAAG gacttgaaaaatatttacGGAAGATACATTGACATTACTTCGGAGGCAGAGAGGAATAT gtttgatgtcattttaatgaaggAGGGACGTATGAAAGGGCAAGCGTTCGTGGGACTTCCAAATGAGAAGAGTGCAGAGAAGGCTCTGAGGGACACCAATGGATATGTGCTCCACGACAAGCCGCTTGTTGTG CAATTTGCCAGGTcagcaaaaccaaaacaagACACAAACGACCCAAAGAAAGGACAGAAGAAACGATGA
- the rnpc3 gene encoding RNA-binding region-containing protein 3 isoform X2, with the protein MFSTCISIMMAHSMNQDEELVQTKRSKTLIIRHLPAELTRDEKEDLLKYFGAVSVRVFSDKGLLRHTAFASFSNERAAAKALTRLHQLKILNHTLVVEFAKDQESVTVLKDPPVSDSVTENKDVRVKKEQQQLNIPLIEIGAAPSLGLKFQTNPSLKYLYPPLSSGILTNITHALVSVPKFYVQVLHLMNKMNLPAPFGPITARPPMYEPIPAPPPPMPPLPPEYPPLPEEEMEFSSEEESEYESDDNEEKERMVRLMGLVNQPIKRSLGKKRSSTRKKPKLKDLLFVPKTDSQSGAIAALQPSDVFEQPQPCGQKKIEFHISADVSGILEGAPDTEVEKSEETEDNAEKDSTDEPGDGFGKIYPTPQMAQQEEVSDEDDDIPSEFISRRELEKGRLSRDEIKRMSVFKNYEPGEPTCRLYVKNIAKQVEEKDLKNIYGRYIDITSEAERNMFDVILMKEGRMKGQAFVGLPNEKSAEKALRDTNGYVLHDKPLVVQFARSAKPKQDTNDPKKGQKKR; encoded by the exons ATGTTTTCGACGTGTATAAG CATCATGATGGCTCACTCAATGAATCAGGACGAGGAGCTGGTGCAGACGAAAAGAAGCAAGACCCTGATAATACGGCACCTACCTGCAGAACTGACCCGGGATGAAAAAGAAGATctattgaaatattttggtgCAGTTTCAGTGAGGGTATTCTCAGACAAAGGGTTGCTG agacacacagctttTGCAAGTTTTTCAAATGAACGAGCAGCAGCGAAG gCCTTGACTAGACTTCACCAGCTGAAGATCCTGAATCACACACTAGTTGTTGAGTTCGCAAAGGACCAAGAAAGTGTCACCGTTTTGAAGGATCCTCCAGTTTCAGACAG tGTAACTGAAAATAAGGACGTACGGGTAAAGAAAGAGCAACAACAACTGAATATTCCCTTAATAGAGATTGGAGCTGCACCAAGCCTTGG GTTAAAATTTCAGACGAATCCAAGTCTGAAATATTTATACCCACCCCTTTCAAGTGGAATTCTGACAAACATTACGCATGCCCTTGTGAGTGTACCAAAGTTCTATGTTCAA GTTCTTCACCTGATGAACAAGATGAACCTCCCCGCTCCATTCGGTCCTATCACAGCCAGACCCCCCATG TACGAGCCGATTccagctccacctccccctATGCCACCCTTGCCCCCAGAGTACCCCCCACTGCCTGAGGAGGAGATGGAGTTTTCCAGCGAAGAAGAGTCTGAGTATGAAAGTGATGACaatgaggagaaagagag GATGGTTAGATTAATGGGGCTGGtgaaccagccaatcaaaagatctctggggaaaaaaaggtccTCCACGAGGAAGAAGCCCAAGTTAAAAGACCTCCTTTTTGTTCCAAAAACAGATTCACAAAG tGGAGCCATCGCTGCCCTGCAGCCCTCTGATGTTTTTGAGCAGCCACAGCCTTGCGGGCAGAAAAAAATTGAGTTCCACATCTCCGCTGATGTTTCGGGAATCCTGGAAGGCGCCCCTGATACAGAAGTGGAAAAGTCAGAGGAGACCGAGG ATAATGCTGAGAAGGACAGCACAGATGAACCAGGAGATGGCTTCGGGAAGATATATCCCACACCGCAAATGGCACAGCAGGAAGAAGTcagtgatgaagatgatgatatCCCTTCAGAATTCATCTCCAGGAGAGAGCTAGAGAAAGGACGACTCTCACGAGATG AGATTAAAAGGATGTCCGTGTTTAAAAATTATGAGCCTGGAGAACCCACATGCAGATTGTACGTAAAGAACATTGCAAAGCAAGTTGAAGAAAAG gacttgaaaaatatttacGGAAGATACATTGACATTACTTCGGAGGCAGAGAGGAATAT gtttgatgtcattttaatgaaggAGGGACGTATGAAAGGGCAAGCGTTCGTGGGACTTCCAAATGAGAAGAGTGCAGAGAAGGCTCTGAGGGACACCAATGGATATGTGCTCCACGACAAGCCGCTTGTTGTG CAATTTGCCAGGTcagcaaaaccaaaacaagACACAAACGACCCAAAGAAAGGACAGAAGAAACGATGA
- the rnpc3 gene encoding RNA-binding region-containing protein 3 isoform X3, producing the protein MMAHSMNQDEELVQTKRSKTLIIRHLPAELTRDEKEDLLKYFGAVSVRVFSDKGLLRHTAFASFSNERAAAKALTRLHQLKILNHTLVVEFAKDQESVTVLKDPPVSDSVTENKDVRVKKEQQQLNIPLIEIGAAPSLGLKFQTNPSLKYLYPPLSSGILTNITHALVSVPKFYVQVLHLMNKMNLPAPFGPITARPPMYEPIPAPPPPMPPLPPEYPPLPEEEMEFSSEEESEYESDDNEEKERMVRLMGLVNQPIKRSLGKKRSSTRKKPKLKDLLFVPKTDSQSGAIAALQPSDVFEQPQPCGQKKIEFHISADVSGILEGAPDTEVEKSEETEDNAEKDSTDEPGDGFGKIYPTPQMAQQEEVSDEDDDIPSEFISRRELEKGRLSRDEIKRMSVFKNYEPGEPTCRLYVKNIAKQVEEKDLKNIYGRYIDITSEAERNMFDVILMKEGRMKGQAFVGLPNEKSAEKALRDTNGYVLHDKPLVVQFARSAKPKQDTNDPKKGQKKR; encoded by the exons ATGATGGCTCACTCAATGAATCAGGACGAGGAGCTGGTGCAGACGAAAAGAAGCAAGACCCTGATAATACGGCACCTACCTGCAGAACTGACCCGGGATGAAAAAGAAGATctattgaaatattttggtgCAGTTTCAGTGAGGGTATTCTCAGACAAAGGGTTGCTG agacacacagctttTGCAAGTTTTTCAAATGAACGAGCAGCAGCGAAG gCCTTGACTAGACTTCACCAGCTGAAGATCCTGAATCACACACTAGTTGTTGAGTTCGCAAAGGACCAAGAAAGTGTCACCGTTTTGAAGGATCCTCCAGTTTCAGACAG tGTAACTGAAAATAAGGACGTACGGGTAAAGAAAGAGCAACAACAACTGAATATTCCCTTAATAGAGATTGGAGCTGCACCAAGCCTTGG GTTAAAATTTCAGACGAATCCAAGTCTGAAATATTTATACCCACCCCTTTCAAGTGGAATTCTGACAAACATTACGCATGCCCTTGTGAGTGTACCAAAGTTCTATGTTCAA GTTCTTCACCTGATGAACAAGATGAACCTCCCCGCTCCATTCGGTCCTATCACAGCCAGACCCCCCATG TACGAGCCGATTccagctccacctccccctATGCCACCCTTGCCCCCAGAGTACCCCCCACTGCCTGAGGAGGAGATGGAGTTTTCCAGCGAAGAAGAGTCTGAGTATGAAAGTGATGACaatgaggagaaagagag GATGGTTAGATTAATGGGGCTGGtgaaccagccaatcaaaagatctctggggaaaaaaaggtccTCCACGAGGAAGAAGCCCAAGTTAAAAGACCTCCTTTTTGTTCCAAAAACAGATTCACAAAG tGGAGCCATCGCTGCCCTGCAGCCCTCTGATGTTTTTGAGCAGCCACAGCCTTGCGGGCAGAAAAAAATTGAGTTCCACATCTCCGCTGATGTTTCGGGAATCCTGGAAGGCGCCCCTGATACAGAAGTGGAAAAGTCAGAGGAGACCGAGG ATAATGCTGAGAAGGACAGCACAGATGAACCAGGAGATGGCTTCGGGAAGATATATCCCACACCGCAAATGGCACAGCAGGAAGAAGTcagtgatgaagatgatgatatCCCTTCAGAATTCATCTCCAGGAGAGAGCTAGAGAAAGGACGACTCTCACGAGATG AGATTAAAAGGATGTCCGTGTTTAAAAATTATGAGCCTGGAGAACCCACATGCAGATTGTACGTAAAGAACATTGCAAAGCAAGTTGAAGAAAAG gacttgaaaaatatttacGGAAGATACATTGACATTACTTCGGAGGCAGAGAGGAATAT gtttgatgtcattttaatgaaggAGGGACGTATGAAAGGGCAAGCGTTCGTGGGACTTCCAAATGAGAAGAGTGCAGAGAAGGCTCTGAGGGACACCAATGGATATGTGCTCCACGACAAGCCGCTTGTTGTG CAATTTGCCAGGTcagcaaaaccaaaacaagACACAAACGACCCAAAGAAAGGACAGAAGAAACGATGA